The genomic window GCCGCCGCGCGCGGCTTGCAGCAGGCATCCGAACTGTTGTCGACCCAGGTCGAGACGCTGCGTCATGACATCGACAGTTTCCTTGACGAGATGAGGGTGCAGCACCAGACCGCGGGCGCCTGAGGACGGGCAAGCTGGTGGACGGGGTGCCCCTCGCCATGTCAGGCTGTGGCCGCGCACCCCGCCACGTTGCTGGAGTTTCATCGCCATGTCGCCATCTTCGCCGGCCGTCGTCCGGAACCGTTTCCCACAGGCTCTGGTGGCCGTCAGGGCCAGACGGCGGACCAGGGGGCGGATCGTGCTTGCGCTGTCCGGTCTGGCCCTGCTGGTCGGCTGTATTCCCGGCCAGCGTGACCGCGACATGCGGTCGGACATCATCGTCGAGGACGACCGGCATTTCGTGTTCGAGGCGACGGCCTTCGACAAAGGCGAATACGCCAAGGATACCAATCAGGGCGAAGCGCTGCGAACCGGAATTCTCATGGGAGAACTCGACCGTAAGCGCCTGTGTCAAAACGGATATACCATCCAGAACCGCGAGGAGCGGGTGATCGGCAATGCCCCGGCCTCGCAGGGGCGTGAATGGCTGCTGCGCTATCACGGCGTCTGCAAGTGATGCCGGCCCTACCAGACTGACCTCGGTAGGGCCGGCCGGAAGGGGAGGGGGCTGTCACCTCGCCCGGCCGCCGGTCATACCATCCCGATTATCTGTGTTATATCAATAGTATAGCCGGTCGGACCGCGATGGTCTCCCCCTGCAATCAGGGCTTGGCGGCAGCCTTGATGCGTGCCATTGTGTCTGCCACGCAGGCCCACCAGAGCCATTCAGTGTCGAGACAGTCGAGAAGCCGGAGTTTGCCTTGATGACCGTAACGTCCCCGATCCGCGCAGGGCTGATGGCCTGGGCGATTGCAGCGATAGGTGTACTGTCACCGATTGCCGCCGATGCGGCCACGGCCAGCAAGGCCAAGCCCATCCAGACCGCAGCCCTGGCGACCGAGCCGCGCCCGATGCCCAAGCCGACCCCGCCGCCCGCCTCGGCGGTGATCGCGGCGGTGGCACCCTCGGCGCTTGCCGGTGCCCGCGCATTCGACCCGAACCAGGTGAAGTCGGAGATCGATGCGGCCCTGGCCAGCTGGGCCTGGTCGCTGAACAGCGGCCAGCAGGGCATCGTCGTCACCAACATGTATGGCAATGACGCCATCATGATGAGCGACGACGCCGATGGCGTGATGTTCAACAATGGTGGCATCGTCCGCTATTACGGCAATCTGGTGGCGCAGCGTCCGGACCTGAAGGTGACCTTCGGCGATGGCTGGATCACGGTTCTGGGCCCGGATGTCGGCACCGCCACCGGCTTCTACACCTTCGCCTACACCGAGAAGGGCCGGGAGGTCTCGGTTCCGGCCCGCTATACCCTGATTTATCGCAAGACCAGCGATGGCTGGCGTATCGTGTCGCATCATTCCTCGCGGATGCCCCAGGCCCATAGCTGACCAGGCCCATCGTTGATACAGGCGTAGCCCGCGCCCGCACCGGCGCTAGATACCCCGCTTCACAGACGGCGAAACCCGCATAAGCCTGCAGGCTTATGCGGGTTTCGCCGTCTGAAGGGGGTTTGACGGCTGTCAGTCGAGCATGATCGTCCGGCTCTGCTCGCGCAGGAATTGCGGCAGATACCAGGGCCCCAGCCCGCCCTTGCCGCCCGCGCCGCCCGATCCCTTCCAGCCGCAGANTCTGCTCGCGCAGGAATTGCGGCAGATACCAGGGCCCCAGCCCGCCCTTGCCGCCCGCGCCGCCCGATCCCTTCCAGCCGCAGAACGGCTGATGGCCCGGCCAGGCGCCGGTTGTGGCGCCGCTGGCGCGGTTGACATAGAGGGCGCCGGCCTCGGCCCGGTCCAGGAACAGCGACTGTTCGCGCGCGTCGGTGGTATAGCAGCCGGCAGTCAGGCCATAGGCGACGCGGTTGCCGTCGTCGATGGCGGCGCCGAGATCGTCGAAGCCCTGCACGCTGATCACCGGCAGGAACAGCTCGTCGCGGTTCAGGCGATGGTCGGGCGTCAGGCCGTCGATGATCGCCGGCGCCAGATAATGGCCGCGGTCGTGGATGCCGCCGGCCAATCGTTCGCCCCCCATGACCACCCGCCCGTCGCGGAGTGCCGCGGCGATCGCTGCCTGATAGCGATCGGTGGCACGGCCATCGACCACCGGCCCCATGAACACCGCGCGGTCGCGCGGATCGCCGAGGCGCAGGGTGGCCGTCTGGCGCGTCAGACGGTCGAGGAAGTCGTCCTTGACCGCTGCCGCGACATAGACCTTCGACAGAGCCGAGCATTTCTGCCCCTGAAGCCCGAAGCCCGAACGGGCGACACCTTCGGCCGCCCGGTCCAGATCGGCCGACGCGGTGACATAGGCTGGATTCTTGCCGCCCATCTCGACGATCACCGGCCGCGCCCACGGTCCGGCCGCAAACTGGCGGTGGATGGCCATGCCGACATCGTGGCTGCCGGTGAAGACGATGCCGTCGAGATCGGCCGCGGCCAGTGCGGCACCGGTCGCGGCCCCTCCGGGCAGAAAGGCCAGCACCGCCGGCGGCACCCCGGCCTCGTGAAAGGCCTGCACCAGCAGCCGGCCCGAGGCGACATTGATCTGACCGGGTTTGTAGACCACGGCATTGCCGGTGACCAGCGCCGCCGAGATCATGTTGACCGACAGCGCCACCGGAAAGTTGAACGGCGCGATCACGCCAAACACGCCATAGGGCCGCAACACCGATGCGCAGCTTTCGCGCGGCCGGGCCTGCGGCAGCACCCGGCTGTAGCCCTGGTTGCGCTCCATCTCGGTGGCATAATAGCGGGCCAGATCGGCGGCTTCCTCGGCTTCGCCCATCGCCTCCATCCGCGACTTGCCGACTTCGATCACCAGAACCGGGCCGATCTGCCATTTCATGGCGTCCAGAAGGTCGCCGGCCCGGCGGATGATCGCGGACCGTTCATCCCATGGCCGGGCGGCCCAGGCGCGCTGTGCCGCCCGTGCGGTTGCCACGGCACGCACGACCATGTCGGCGGATGCCGCTTCGGCCGTGGCGACGGGCAGGGCATGGTCGATGGGGCTCGATACCTGGAAGCGCGCACCACCGGATATCGCCGCGCCGTCGATCAGCGGCCGGATCACCGGCGCATCGGCCAGCGCGGCCTCCACCTGCGGAAACAACCGGTCCAGACGGTCGTGGACCGCGGAAAAATCGGTGCCGGTATTCGAATAGGTCACGCGGGGCAGGGCCGCATCAGTCATGGACGCCTCCTGAAGACGGTCGTTTTTCTTGTCGCGGGCAGCCTGGACGGCGGGCAGGCTCCGCGTCGGCGCCACTCAACCA from Tistrella bauzanensis includes these protein-coding regions:
- a CDS encoding nuclear transport factor 2 family protein produces the protein MTVTSPIRAGLMAWAIAAIGVLSPIAADAATASKAKPIQTAALATEPRPMPKPTPPPASAVIAAVAPSALAGARAFDPNQVKSEIDAALASWAWSLNSGQQGIVVTNMYGNDAIMMSDDADGVMFNNGGIVRYYGNLVAQRPDLKVTFGDGWITVLGPDVGTATGFYTFAYTEKGREVSVPARYTLIYRKTSDGWRIVSHHSSRMPQAHS